The following are from one region of the Vicugna pacos chromosome 9, VicPac4, whole genome shotgun sequence genome:
- the CCER2 gene encoding coiled-coil domain-containing glutamate-rich protein 2 isoform X1: MHHRSPSRSCCATGRDRVAVTSLPLPCGATGAMGYKELPPQPAQRQGPWSGHLTMQRHGPTSMLLLPSLLVLLLRAATAVPLAPRPSKEELTRCLAEVVTEVLMLGQANRGPCMALLHKEMCETEPYGCGPAEEKGLLVGDFKKREAAKTRSSQEVRDEEEDEAGERTHKSEVHEQAIHEQLHSRLHQEEEEEKRRGPVETFEGLWKQHRGGGGGPGKQVAEQTSDEETAQFEAEEKGLQVMGGGRSLWQGAEAGGGERHEDSPHHHHLHQPAAEPKQEEKEEAWDREEHDVERLEHVRDELKKATEMLGEELRREG, translated from the exons ATCGCCGTCCCGCAGCTGTTGTGCCACGGGCAGGGATAGGGTGGCAGTGACATCACTTCCTCTCCCCTGTGGGGCCACTGGGGCGATGGGTTATAAGGAGCTGCCACCCCAGCCCGCACAGCGCCAAGGACCCTGGTCTGGACACCTCACCATGCAGCGCCACGGGCCCACCTCCATGCTGCTGCTGCCTTCCCTGCTAGTGCTGCTGCTCAGGGCAG CCACTGCAGTTCCCCTGGCACCAAGACCCTCCAAGGAGGAG CTGACCCGCTGTCTGGCAGAGGTGGTCACAGAAGTGCTGATGTTGGGCCAGGCCAACCGAGGCCCCTGCATGGCTCTCCTACACAAAG AAATGTGTGAGACAGAGCCCTACGGCTGTGGGCCCGCCGAGGAGAAAGGCCTGCTGGTTGGGGATTTTAAAAAGCGAGAGGCTGCAAAGACAAGGTCCAGCCAGGAGGTGAGGGACGAGGAAGAGGACGAGGCAGGAGAAAGGACCCACAAGTCCGAGGTGCACGAACAGGCCATCCACGAGCAGCTCCACAGCCGGCTccaccaggaggaggaggaggagaagaggagggggccTGTGGAGACCTTTGAGGGCCTGTGGAAGCAGCATCGAGGAGGTGGCGGGGGCCCCGGGAAGCAAGTGGCAGAGCAGACCAGTGATGAGGAGACGGCTCAGTTCGAGGCAGAGGAGAAGGGGTTGCAGGTGATGGGCGGGGGCCGCAGCCTGTGGCAGGGGGCTGAGGCGGGTGGAGGAGAGAGGCACGAGGACTCTCcgcaccaccaccatctccaccaGCCAGCAGCTGAGCCCaagcaggaggagaaggaagaggcttGGGACAGGGAG GAGCATGATGTGGAGCGGCTGGAGCATGTGAGAGATGAGCTGAAGAAGGCGACGGAGATGCTGGGCGAGGAGCTCAGGAGAGAGGGCTGA
- the NFKBIB gene encoding NF-kappa-B inhibitor beta, with product MAGVACLGKAADADEWCDSGLGSLGPDAAAPGGPGLGAELGPGLSWAPLVFGFVTEDGDTALHLAVIHQHEPFLDFLLGFAAGTEYLDLQNDLGQTALHLAAILGEASAVEKLYMAGAGLLVAERGGHTALHLACRVGSHACARVLLQPRPQRPRGVPNTYLTQGSDHTPDANHSPVALYSEPDLEKEEDESEEDWKLQLEAENYEGHTPLHVAVIHKDAEMVRLLREAGADLNKPEPTCGRSPLHLAVEAQAADVLELLLKAGADPAARMYGGRTPLGSATLRPNPILARLLRAHGAPEPEDEDKPGPCSSSSDSDSDSGDEGDEYDDIVVHSGRRPNQLPPTPASKLLPDDPI from the exons ATGGCCGGGGTCGCGTGCTTGGGGAAAGCTGCGGACGCCGACGAATGGTGCGACAGCGGCCTGGGCTCTCTGGGTCCGGATGCGGCGGCCCCCGGAGGACCGGGACTAGGCGCAGAGCTGGGCCCGGGGCTGTCGTGGGCGCCCCTCGTCTTCGGCTTCGTCACTGAGGATGGCGACAC GGCATTGCACTTGGCGGTAATTCATCAGCATGAGCCCTTCCTGGATTTCCTCCTAGGCTTCGCGGCTGGCACTGAGTACTTGGATCTGCAGAATGACCTGGGCCAG ACAGCCCTGCATCTGGCAGCCATCCTGGGGGAGGCATCCGCAGTGGAGAAGTTGTACATGGCAGGTGCCGGGTTACTGGTGGCAGAGCGTGGGGGACACACGGCACTGCACCTGGCCTGCCGCGTCGGGTCACATGCCTGTGCTCGCGTGCTGCTCCAGCCTCGCCCCCAGCGCCCCAGGGGAGTCCCCAACACCTACCTCACCCAGGGCTCTGACCATACTCCTGATGCCAACCATAGCCCTGTTGCCTTGTACTCTGAACCTGActtggagaaggaagaggatgaGAGTGAAGAGGACTGGAAGTTGCAGCTGGAGGCTGAAAACTATGAGG GCCACACCCCACTCCATGTGGCCGTCATCCACAAAGATGCAGAGATGGTCCGACTGCTCCGAGAGGCCGGAGCTGACCTCAACAAACCG GAGCCCACGTGTGGCCGAAGCCCCTTGCACTTGGCAGTGGAGGCCCAAGCAGCTGATGTGCTAGAGCTTCTCCTGAAGGCCGGTGCCGACCCTGCTGCCCGCATGTATGGTGGCCGCACCCCACTCGGCAGCGCCACGCTTCGGCCCAACCCCATCCTTGCCCGCCTCCTCCGGGCACACGGAGCCCCTGAACCCGAGGATGAGGATAAGCCCGGCCCCTGCAGCAGCAGTAGCGACAGCGACAGTGACAGCGGGGACGAGGGC GATGAATACGACGACATCGTGGTCCACAGTGGCCGGAGGCCAAACCAGctacctcccaccccagcctcaaAACTGCTCCCTGACGACCCCATCTGA
- the CCER2 gene encoding coiled-coil domain-containing glutamate-rich protein 2 isoform X2 → MQRHGPTSMLLLPSLLVLLLRAATAVPLAPRPSKEELTRCLAEVVTEVLMLGQANRGPCMALLHKEMCETEPYGCGPAEEKGLLVGDFKKREAAKTRSSQEVRDEEEDEAGERTHKSEVHEQAIHEQLHSRLHQEEEEEKRRGPVETFEGLWKQHRGGGGGPGKQVAEQTSDEETAQFEAEEKGLQVMGGGRSLWQGAEAGGGERHEDSPHHHHLHQPAAEPKQEEKEEAWDREEHDVERLEHVRDELKKATEMLGEELRREG, encoded by the exons ATGCAGCGCCACGGGCCCACCTCCATGCTGCTGCTGCCTTCCCTGCTAGTGCTGCTGCTCAGGGCAG CCACTGCAGTTCCCCTGGCACCAAGACCCTCCAAGGAGGAG CTGACCCGCTGTCTGGCAGAGGTGGTCACAGAAGTGCTGATGTTGGGCCAGGCCAACCGAGGCCCCTGCATGGCTCTCCTACACAAAG AAATGTGTGAGACAGAGCCCTACGGCTGTGGGCCCGCCGAGGAGAAAGGCCTGCTGGTTGGGGATTTTAAAAAGCGAGAGGCTGCAAAGACAAGGTCCAGCCAGGAGGTGAGGGACGAGGAAGAGGACGAGGCAGGAGAAAGGACCCACAAGTCCGAGGTGCACGAACAGGCCATCCACGAGCAGCTCCACAGCCGGCTccaccaggaggaggaggaggagaagaggagggggccTGTGGAGACCTTTGAGGGCCTGTGGAAGCAGCATCGAGGAGGTGGCGGGGGCCCCGGGAAGCAAGTGGCAGAGCAGACCAGTGATGAGGAGACGGCTCAGTTCGAGGCAGAGGAGAAGGGGTTGCAGGTGATGGGCGGGGGCCGCAGCCTGTGGCAGGGGGCTGAGGCGGGTGGAGGAGAGAGGCACGAGGACTCTCcgcaccaccaccatctccaccaGCCAGCAGCTGAGCCCaagcaggaggagaaggaagaggcttGGGACAGGGAG GAGCATGATGTGGAGCGGCTGGAGCATGTGAGAGATGAGCTGAAGAAGGCGACGGAGATGCTGGGCGAGGAGCTCAGGAGAGAGGGCTGA